The following are encoded in a window of Doryrhamphus excisus isolate RoL2022-K1 chromosome 16, RoL_Dexc_1.0, whole genome shotgun sequence genomic DNA:
- the flna gene encoding filamin-A isoform X1: MSGSHPRLHQSAAPAPNALSTDKDVEMPATEKDLAEDAPWKKIQQNTFTRWCNEHLKCVNKRIGNLQTDLSDGLRLIGLLEVLSQKKMFRKYNQRPTFRQMQLENVSVALEFLDKENIKLVSIDSKAIVDGNLKLILGLIWTLILHYSISMPMWDEEEEADDGKQKTPKQRLLGWIQNKLPELPITNFNRDWQTGRALGALVDSCAPGLCPDWDQWDQTKPVDNAREAMQQADDWLGIPQVITPEEIVDPNVDEHSVMTYLSQFPKAKLKPGAPLRPKLNPKKARAYGPGIEPVGNVVMKKAVFTVETISAGMGEVLVYVEDPAGHREEAKVTANNDKNRTYSVFYVPKVTGTHKVTVLFAGQHISKSPFEVEIGMAQGDSSKATAQGPGLEPTGNIANKSTYFDTYTAGAGVGEVEVVIMDPAGKKNTVTCNIEDKGNSSYRCTYKPTQEGQHTIYVTFAGGQISKSPFTVNIGEACNPSLCKAKGRGLQPKGLRIKETADFKVYTKGAGTGELKVTIKGPKGLEEPCKRKDLGDGIYGFEYYPTTPGTYSITITWGGQHIPRSPIEVKIGPEAGQQKVRAWGPGLEGGVIGKSADFVVEAVGGNVGTLGFSVEGPSQAKIECDDKGDGSCDVRYWPTEPGEYAVHVLCNNEDIQHSPFMAEIVNPPGKDFYPDKVKAYGPGLQSSGLAVGKPTEFTVDAKQGGKAPLKIVAQDGEGTPLDVHVKDNGNGTYTCTYTPRKPLKHTVMVSWGGVNIPDSPFRMNVGAGCHPNKVKVSGPGVAKTGLKAFEPTYFTVDCAEAGQGDISIGIKCAPGVVGPAEADIDFDIIRNDNDTFTVKYTPPGAGSYTIMVLFADQAIPMTPIRVKVDPAHDASKVKAEGPGLSRSGVELHKPTHFTVNTKGAGKANLDCNFSGPIKAEAVKDFEIINNHDNTHTVKYTPVQQGPLGLAVTYGGDHIPKSPFNVAVAPSLDLSKINVTGLGDKMTVGKDQEVNVKSKGAGGQGKVAAKVTAPSGKPVASKVEPGLSPETSQVKFIPREAGPYQVELTYDGVQIPGSPFTPIAYPSTDPSKVRCSGPGLERAKVGETGEFIVDCTNAGPAELTIEIISDSGTEAEVHIQDNGDGTYTITYIPLYPGSYTLTIRYGGQDVPNFPARLTVEPAIDASGVRVFGPGVEGKGIFREATTDFTVDARALTLSGGDHIKTVISNPSGSHTDSLITDLGDGTYNVEYTPYEEGLHSVEVCYDGTPVPKSPFRVAVTEGCDPARVRVHGPGLKSGTTNKPNKFTVETRGAGTGGLGLAMEGPSEAKMSCTDNKDGSCSVEYVPYEPGTYNLNITYGGQPINGSPFSVPVNDTVDSSKVKCQGPGLGNNVRANIPQAFTVDASKAGVAPLQVRVQGPKGVFSSVHELILCLNYNVLWLCLLGVVEPAEILDNGDQTHTVNYIPTREGPYSINVLYADEEIPRSPYKVKVLPTHDASKVRASGPGLNTTGVPASLPVEFTIDAKDAGEGLLAVQITDPEGKLKKANIRDNHDGTYLVSYVPDMTGRYTILIKYGGDEIPYSPYRIRALPTGDASKCTVTGAGVGPTIQIGEQTVITVDAKAAGKGKVTCSVCTPEGAELDVDVVENEDGTFDIFYTAPQPGEYVICVRFGGEHIPNSPFQVTALEGAPSDQLMQQSQMPQYYAQQPWATDRPLGMNGLDVTGLRPFDLVIPFTIQKGEITGEVRMPSGKVAKPDITDNKDGTVTVKYAPIEAGLHEMDIKYDGIHIPGSPLQFYVDYMNSGNVSAYGPGLIHGTVNKPAVFTVNTKDAGEGGLSLAIEGPSKADISCVDNQDGTCTVSYLPVLPGDYSILVKYNDKHIPGSPFSARITGDDSMRMSHLKVGSAADIPLDIGEFDLSQLTASLTTPCGREEPCLLKMLRNGHVGISFVPKEIGEHLVNIKKNGRHIPSSPIAVMITQSEIGDASRVHVSGQGLSEARTFEPAEFIIDTRDAGYGGLSLSIEGPSKVDINTEDQEDGTCKVTYCPTEPGNYIINIKFADQHIPGSAFTVKVTGEGRMKESITRKKRAASVANVGSQCDLSLKIPEISIADMTAQVTSPSGQVHQADIMEGENNTYCIRFIPTETGVHTVCVKYNGMHVPGSPFQFTVGPLGEGGAHKVRAGGPGLERAEAGVPAEFSIWTREAGAGGLSIAVEGPSKAEIAFEDRKDGSSGVSYIVQEPGDYEVSIRFNDEHIPDSPFIVPVASPSDDARRLTVASLQESGLKVNQPASFAVSLNGAKGVIDAKVHSPSGALEECCVTEIDQDKYAVRFIPRENGLYLIDVKFNGSHIPGSPFKIRVGETGQAGDPGMVSAYGPGLEGGNTGTACEFVVNTSNAGPGALAVTIDGPSKVKMDCVECSEGYKVTYTPMAPGSYLISIKYGGPYHIVGSPFKAKITGSKLVSSHSMHETSSVMVDPVTRAISSTQQAAPTKSDASKVAAKGLGLTKGFVGQKNSFTVDCSKAGRNMLLVGVDGPKVPCEEILVKHLGNRLYNVSYQLKDKGEYILVVKWGNDHIPGSPFHVIV, translated from the exons GTCTGTGTCCTGACTGGGACCAGTGGGATCAGACCAAACCAGTGGACAATGCTCGTGAGGCCATGCAGCAAGCTGATGATTGGCTGGGTATACCACAG GTTATAACCCCTGAGGAAATTGTGGACCCCAATGTGGACGAGCATTCAGTCATGACCTACCTGTCCCAGTTCCCGAAGGCTAAACTGAAGCCTGGTGCACCACTACGACCCAAACTCAACCCCAAAAAGGCTCGCGCTTATGGGCCAG GAATCGAACCAGTTGGCAATGTTGTGATGAAAAAAGCTGTATTCACCGTGGAGACAATCAGTGCAGGAATGGGAGAAGTGTTAGTTTACGTCGAGGACCCTGCAGGACACAGAGAGGAG GCCAAAGTGACAGCCAACAATGACAAGAATCGCACATACTCAGTCTTCTATGTCCCTAAAGTCACTGGCACACACAAG GTGACCGTGTTGTTTGCAGGACAGCACATCTCCAAGAGCCCCTTCGAGGTGGAGATCGGCATGGCTCAGGGAGACTCCAGCAAAGCCACAGCCCAAGGACCCGGCTTGGAGCCCACGGGGAACATTGCCAACAAGTCCACTTACTTTGACACCTACACGGCAG GTGCTGGTGTGGGTGAGGTGGAGGTTGTGATCATGGACCCTGCAGGGAAAAAGAACACGGTAACTTGCAACATTGAGGACAAGGGCAACAGTAGCTACCGCTGCACCTACAAACCGACGCAGGAGGGCCAACACACCATCTACGTCACCTTTGCTGGTGGTCAGATCAGTAAAAGTCCCTTCACAGTCAACATTGGGGAAG CATGCAACCCCAGCCTCTGCAAAGCTAAGGGCCGTGGTCTGCAGCCAAAGGGCTTGAGGATAAAGGAGACTGCAGACTTTAAAGTTTATACCAAAGGCGCCGGCACTGGAGAACTCAAAGTCACCATTAAGGGTCCca AGGGGCTTGAGGAGCCATGTAAAAGGAAAGATTTGGGAGATGGCATTTATGGATTTGAGTATTACCCCACCACTCCTGGAACATATTCTATCACCATCACCTGGGGTGGACAGCACATCCCCCGCAG TCCCATTGAAGTCAAGATCGGCCCTGAGGCTGGCCAGCAGAAGGTGAGAGCTTGGGGTCCAGGCCTAGAGGGCGGTGTGATTGGCAAGTCTGCTGACTTTGTAGTGGAAGCTGTCGGAGGCAACGTTGGCACactgg GTTTTTCTGTGGAAGGTCCATCACAAGCCAAGATTGAATGTGACGACAAGGGCGATGGTTCTTGTGATGTGCGCTACTGGCCCACAGAGCCCGGCGAGTATGCGGTACATGTGCTTTGCAACAACGAGGACATTCAGCACTCCCCGTTCATGGCTGAAATCGTCAACCCACCTGGAAAAGACTTCTATCCTGACAAG GTTAAAGCGTATGGTCCAGGTCTTCAGAGCAGTGGTTTGGCTGTTGGTAAGCCGACTGAGTTCACAGTGGATGCCAAGCAGGGTGGAAAAGCTCCTTTGAAGATTGTGGCACAG GATGGGGAAGGCACTCCTCTGGATGTGCATGTTAAAGATAATGGCAACGGCACTTACACTTGTACTTACACACCACGGAAACCTTTGAAACACACCGTCATGGTCTCCTGGGGCGGCGTGAACATCCCTGACAGCCCTTTTAGG ATGAACGTTGGGGCAGGCTGTCATCCAAACAAGGTCAAGGTATCAGGACCTGGGGTGGCTAAGACCGGTCTCAAGGCCTTTGAACCAACATATTTCACTGTTGACTGTGCCGAGGCTGGACAAG GTGACATAAGCATAGGAATTAAGTGCGCCCCTGGCGTGGTGGGACCTGCAGAGGCCGACATCGACTTTGACATTATTCGGAATGATAATGATACATTCACTGTCAAATATACTCCTCCTGGAGCCGGGAGCTACACCATCATGGTTCTCTTTGCTGATCAA GCTATTCCAATGACGCCAATCAGGGTAAAGGTGGATCCTGCTCATGATGCCAGTAAAGTCAAGGCAGAAGGACCAGGACTCAGCCGCAGTG GTGTTGAATTACACAAGCCCACCCATTTCACCGTGAACACTAAAGGAGCAGGAAAAGCAAACCTGGACTGCAACTTCAGCGGCCCCATCAAAGCAGAGGCTGTGAAAGATTTTGAAATTATCAACAaccatgacaacacacacactgtgaaaTACACTCCTGTGCAGCAG GGTCCTCTGGGGCTTGCTGTGACCTATGGTGGTGATCATATACCCAAGAGCCCCTTCAATGTTGCTGTGGCACCTTCACTGGACCTCAGCAAGATCAACGTCACCGGCCTGGGGGATA AGATGACTGTCGGCAAAGACCAAGAGGTGAATGTAAAATCAAAGGGCGCTGGAGGTCAGGGAAAAGTGGCGGCCAAGGTGACCGCACCCTCAGGAAAACCAGTGGCCAGCAAG GTGGAGCCCGGGCTAAGCCCAGAAACCAGTCAAGTGAAGTTTATCCCACGAGAGGCAGGGCCATACCAGGTTGAACTGACTTATGATGGCGTCCAGATCCCTGGATCACCTTTCACCCCCATAGCTTACCCTTCCACCGACCCATCCAAG GTACGCTGCTCTGGCCCAGGCTTGGAGCGTGCCAAGGTTGGGGAGACCGGGGAATTCATCGTGGACTGTACCAATGCTGGCCCAGCTGAACTCACCATAGAGATTATTTCTGACAGTGGAACAGAGGCTGAAGTTCATATTCAGGATAACGGCGATGGCACTTACACCATCACTTACATTCCACTCTATCCCGGATCCTACACTCTGACCATCCGCTACGGTGGCCAGGATGTGCCCAACTTCCCAGCTCGACTCACTGTGGAACCAGCCATCGATGCCAGTGGAGTCCGTGTGTTTGGACCAGGAGTGGAAGGCAAAG gtattttCCGTGAAGCAACCACAGACTTCACGGTGGATGCTCGAGCTCTCACTCTGTCCGGAGGTGATCACATCAAAACTGTCATCAGCAACCCATCTGGCAGCCACACTGACAGCCTGATCACTGACCTTGGGGATGGAACCTACAATGTAGAGTACACTCCCTATGAGGAGG GCCTGCACAGTGTGGAGGTCTGCTATGACGGCACTCCAGTGCCCAAGAGTCCATTCCGTGTTGCCGTCACCGAAGGTTGTGATCCCGCCCGAGTGCGCGTTCATGGTCCTGGCCTGAAGAGCGGCACTACCAACAAACCCAATAAGTTCACAGTGGAGACACG TGGAGCAGGTACTGGTGGTCTTGGGTTGGCGATGGAAGGTCCTTCAGAGGCCAAAATGTCCTGCACGGATAACAAAGACGGTAGCTGCAGTGTTGAGTACGTCCCCTATGAGCCAGGGACGTACAACCTCAACATAACTTATGGAGGACAGCCCATCAATG GAAGTCCTTTCTCTGTGCCAGTCAACGACACCGTGGACAGTTCCAAGGTGAAATGCCAAGGTCCAGGGCTGGGTAATAATGTCAGGGCCAATATTCCTCAGGCCTTCACAGTGGATGCGTCCAAAGCTGGAGTGGCTCCACTGCAGGTTCGCGTGCAGGGACCCAAAGGTGTGTTCTCAAGTGTACATGAATTAATACTTTGCTTGAATTATAATGTTTTGTGGTTATGCTTGTTAGGTGTGGTGGAACCTGCAGAAATTTTGGATAACGGTGACCAAACTCATACAGTCAACTATATTCCTACTAGAGAGGGTCCATATTCCATTAATGTCTTATATGCGGATGAAGAGATCCCACGCAG CCCATATAAGGTCAAGGTGCTTCCCACCCACGATGCCAGTAAAGTGCGTGCTAGTGGACCTGGTCTTAACACCACGGGTGTTCCTGCCTCTCTGCCTGTGGAGTTCACCATCGATGCCAAAGACGCAGGAGAGGGACTACTAGCTGTCCAGATCACC GACCCAGAAGGAAAGCTAAAGAAGGCCAACATCCGTGACAACCACGACGGAACCTACCTAGTGTCCTATGTTCCGGACATGACTGGCCGATACACTATCTTGATTAAGTATGGGGGAGACGAGATCCCATATTCACCGTATCGCATCCGGGCCCTACCCACCGGAGATGCCAGCAAATGCACTGTCACAG GTGCAGGTGTTGGCCCAACCATCCAGATCGGCGAACAGACGGTCATTACAGTGGATGCAAAAGCTGCTGGGAAAGGCAAGGTCACCTGCAGCGTTTGCACGCCAGAGGGAGCAGAACTGGACGTAGACGTTGTAGAAAATGAGGACGGAACATTCGACATTTTTTACACCGCACCACAGCCTGGCGAGTATGTCATCTGCGTCCGTTTTGGAGGCGAGCACATCCCCAACAGTCCCTTCCAAGTCACG GCACTGGAGGGAGCTCCATCAGACCAACTCATGCAGCAGAGCCAAATGCCCCAGTACTACGCTCAACAGCCCTGG GCAACAGACAGGCCATTGGGAATGAATGGTCTAGATGTGACAGGGCTCAGGCCGTTTGACCTAGTCATCCCGTTCACCATTCAGAAGGGAGAGATCACAG gTGAGGTCAGAATGCCATCGGGCAAAGTTGCCAAACCTGACATCACAGACAACAAAGACGGCACAGTTACTGTCAAGTACGCTCCAATTGAGGCGGGGCTACATGAGATGGACATTAAATATGATGGCATTCACATCCCTG GGAGTCCCTTACAGTTTTATGTGGACTACATGAACAGTGGGAATGTCAGCGCCTATGGTCCTGGCCTCATTCATGGCACTGTCAACAAGCCTGCTGTCTTCACTGTCAACACCAAAGATGCTGGAGAGG GTGGGCTCTCTCTGGCTATTGAGGGGCCATCCAAGGCGGACATCAGCTGTGTGGACAACCAGGATGGGACATGCACTGTGTCCTACCTGCCTGTCCTGCCTGGAGACTACAGCATCCTCGTCAAATATAATGACAAGCATATTCCTGGCAGCCCCTTCTCTGCAAGGATTACTG GCGACGACTCCATGAGAATGTCCCATCTGAAGGTTGGATCGGCTGCTGACATTCCTTTGGACATTGGAGAGTTTGACCTGAGCCAGCTGACGGCCTCACTCACCACGCCTTGTGGTCGTGAAGAACCTTGCCTCCTCAAGATGCTGCGGAATGGCCACGTCG GCATCTCATTTGTTCCTAAGGAGATTGGAGAGCATTTGGTGAACATCAAGAAGAACGGGCGCCACATTCCCAGCAGCCCCATCGCTGTCATGATTACGCAATCAGAGATCGGAGACGCCAGTCGCGTTCATGTTAGCGGGCAGGGGCTGAGTGAGGCAAGGACCTTTGAGCCTGCAGAGTTCATCATTGACACTCGGGATGCAG GCTACGGTGGCTTAAGCTTATCCATTGAGGGACCCAGTAAAGTTGACATCAACACAGAGGACCAGGAAGACGGCACCTGTAAAGTCACATACTGCCCCACTGAACCTGGAAATTACATCATCAACATCAAATTTGCTGACCAACACATTCCAG GGAGCGCATTCACAGTGAAGGTTACAGGTGAGGGCAGGATGAAGGAGAGCATTACCAGGAAGAAGAGAGCAGCATCAGTGGCCAATGTTGGCAGCCAGTGTGACCTCAGTCTTAAGATCCCAG AGATCAGCATCGCTGATATGACCGCACAGGTGACCAGCCCCTCTGGTCAGGTTCACCAGGCCGACATAATGGAAGGAGAGAACAACACCTATTGCATCCGTTTCATCCCCACCGAGACGGGTGTCCACACCGTATGTGTAAAATACAACGGTATGCACGTACCCGGCAGCCCGTTTCAGTTTACTGTTGGACCCCTTGGAGAGGGCGGGGCACATAAGGTCCGTGCTGGAGGGCCTGGACTGGAGAGAGCAGAGGCTGGCGTGCCAG CTGAATTCAGCATCTGGACAAGGGAGGCTGGCGCTGGAGGGCTCAGTATTGCCGTAGAGGGTCCGAGCAAGGCTGAAATTGCGTTTGAGGACCGTAAGGATGGATCCAGTGGAGTGTCTTATATAGTGCAAGAACCAG GAGACTATGAGGTGTCGATCCGTTTCAATGACGAGCACATCCCCGACAGCCCCTTCATCGTTCCAGTGGCCTCACCTTCAGATGACGCCCGACGCCTCACTGTTGCCAGTCTTCAG GAATCAGGCTTGAAGGTGAACCAGCCGGCATCATTTGCAGTCAGCCTGAATGGAGCAAAGGGTGTGATCGATGCAAAGGTTCACAGCCCCTCGGGGGCTCTGGAGGAGTGTTGCGTTACTGAAATTGACCAAG ATAAATACGCAGTGCGCTTCATCCCAAGAGAAAATGGTCTCTATCTAATTGATGTCAAGTTCAATGGAAGTCACATCCCTGGTAGTCCATTTAAGATCCGTGTTGGAGAAACGGGGCAGGCTGGAGACCCTGGCATGGTGTCGGCCTATGGACCAGGGTTAGAAGGAGGCAACACCG GAACAGCTTGTGAATTTGTGGTCAACACAAGCAATGCAGGCCCAGGGGCTTTGGCTGTGACCATCGACGGTCCCTCCAAGGTGAAGATGGACTGTGTTGAGTGCTCTGAGGGCTACAAGGTTACATACACCCCTATGGCACCTGGCAGTTATCTCATATCTATTAAATACGGTGGACCCTACCACATTGTGGGAAGCCCCTTCAAGGCAAAGATCACTG GTTCCAAGCTCGTTTCCAGCCACAGTATGCACGAAACCTCCTCTGTCATGGTCGACCCTGTGACCCGTGCCATCAGCTCCACACAGCAGGCTGCTCCTACCAAATCAGATGCCAGTAAGGTGGCGGCTAAAGGCCTGGGGCTCACCAAAGGCTTTGTTGGTCAGAAGAACAGCTTCACTGTTGACTGCAGCAAAGCAG GTCGTAACATGTTGCTGGTCGGGGTTGATGGCCCCAAAGTCCCCTGTGAGGAGATCCTGGTGAAACATTTGGGCAACCGCCTGTATAACGTCAGCTACCAGCTCAAAGACAAGGGAGAGTACATCCTGGTGGTGAAATGGGGGAATGATCACATTCCCGGCAGCCCCTTCCATGTCATtgtctaa